A region from the Triticum urartu cultivar G1812 chromosome 1, Tu2.1, whole genome shotgun sequence genome encodes:
- the LOC125510422 gene encoding mitochondrial inner membrane protein OXA1-like: protein MAFAARRSLASRFSHHLTRRLHPSVPHLLSRSNDDDPPSQPLPQPLPSLRSPLPPASGAAQTLHHPFPFSLHHSGLPRRSFSSSAPAPDPPGEVDAAASVLVDAAEAVASSVPAPFPGEVVAAAADSFFPVAALQHLIDTIHTFTGLNWWASIALTAVLIRTAVIPFEVSHHKSSEKIHAMKPAMDAIKHAVDRTDPKSVLVGKYKMTALYRNHGVTPFTPLKGALIRPPIFMSFFFAINNMVEKVPSLKGGGIFWFTDLTTSDPLYILPVLTSLTYLAIVELGHPYTSSKMKMLDRGMGVMVVPFTMNFAKGFFFYWIMANLFTIVYHIVMRQPAVRKLFNFPDLEAQSAPALNSALDMFGGSKAVPSAKPPLALMELEEVRSKIEYMAAQPRGSPEWRKLMALYKHCSSGFGDAAALGYRPKNIEKKGKSRGKSRKGR, encoded by the exons ATGGCGTTCGCCGCACGGAGGAGCCTCGCCTCCCGCTTCTCCCACCACCTCACTCGCCGCCTCCACCCGTCCGTCCCGCATCTGCTCTCCCGCTCCAACGACGATGACCCCCCATCTCAGCCACTGCCACAGCCACTCCCGTCACTCCGCTCTCCGCTCCCACCCGCTTCCGGAGCGGCCCAAACCCTACACCACCCCTTCCCCTTCTCCCTCCACCACTCGGGGCTACCCCGCCGTAGCTTCTCCTCCTCCGCCCCCGCCCCGGACCCACCCGGAGAGGTTGATGCTGCTGCGAGCGTCCTTGTCGACGCCGCGGAGGCGGTGGCTTCGTCGGTGCCGGCGCCGTTCCCGGGGGAGGtggtagccgccgccgccgactcctTTTTCCCCGTCGCCGCGCTGCAGCACCTCATTGATACCATACATACCTTCACCGGGCTCAACTG GTGGGCTTCTATCGCGTTAACGGCGGTGCTGATCCGGACCGCGGTGATACCATTCGAGGTTAGCCATCACAAGTCCAGCGAGAAGATACAT GCAATGAAACCAGCGATGGATGCCATTAAGCACGCAGTGGAT CGTACGGATCCGAAATCAGTGCTAGTGGGGAAATATAAAATGACCGCACTCTATCGGAA CCATGGTGTTACTCCATTTACTCCATTAAAAGGAGCCCTAATCCGACCGCCAATTTTCATGAGCTTTTTCTTTGCT ATAAATAACATGGTTGAGAAAGTCCCTTCGTTGAAAGGAGGTGGAATATTTTGGTTTACTGATCTGACAACCTCGGATCCTCTTTACATCCTTCCTGTGTTAACATCACTGACCTACTTGGCTATAGTGGAG CTCGGCCATCCTTATACTTCCAGTAAAATGAAGATGCTTGATAGAGGAATGGGAGTCATGGTAGTCCCATTCACAATGAATTTTGCCAAG GGATTTTTCTTTTACTGGATCATGGCAAACTTGTTCACAATTGTATATCATATTG TTATGCGTCAACCCGCTGTGAGGAAGTTGTTTAATTTTCCTGATTTGGAAGCTCAGTCTGCACCTGCACTGAATTCAGCCTTGGATATGTTTGGTGGATCCAAGGCAGTACCTTCAGCAAAGCCACCTTTAGCACTCAtggaattggaggaagtaagaagcAAAATAGAATACATGGCCGCCCAGCCCAGAGGATCGCCGGAGTGGAGGAAATTGATGGCACTCTATAAGCATTGTTCTTCGGGTTTTGGTGATGCTGCCGCTCTTGGGTATCGGCCAAAAAATATTGAAAAGAAGGGGAAATCTAGAGGCAAATCTCGTAAGGGCAGGTAA